A genomic segment from Corythoichthys intestinalis isolate RoL2023-P3 chromosome 2, ASM3026506v1, whole genome shotgun sequence encodes:
- the tfcp2 gene encoding transcription factor CP2, producing MAWALKLPLSDEVIESGLVQDFDASLSGIGQELGAGAYSMSDVLALPIFKQEESNLPPDTDNEIPPFQYVLCAATSPAVKLHDETLTYLNQGQSYEIIMLDNRKIGELPEISGKMVKSIIRVVFHDRRLQYTEHQQLEGWRWNRPGDRILDLDIPMSVGIIDPRANPTQLNTVEFLWEPSKRTSVFIQVHCISTEFTMRKHGGEKGVPFRIQIDTFKENESNEYTEHLHSASCQVKVFKPKGADRKQKTDREKMEKRAPQEKEKYQPSYETTILTECSPWPEVPYVNNSPSPGFSSTQNSFPVVEGNGSPIHQPEPVVQVVDNLLPAATPQDAQQWLLRNRFSPFSRLFTNFSGADLLKLTREDVIQICGPADGIRLFNALKGRVVRPRLTIYVCQESQQARDQQTKHENGDAANNTFFIYHAIYLEELTAIELTEKIAQLFNISPRQINQIFKQGPTGIHVLVSDEMIQNFQDEVCFVLDTMKDDSNDGYHIILK from the exons ATGGCGTGGGCTCTGAAGTTGCCTCTCTCAGACGAAGTGATTGAGTCTGGACTGGTCCAGGACTTTGATGCCAGCCTGTCGGGCATTGGTCAGGAACTCGGTGCCGGGGCATACAGCATGAG CGACGTACTTGCACTGCCAATCTTCAAACAGGAAGAATCCAACTTGCCTCCAGATACCGACAACGAAATCCCTCCCTTCCAGTATGTTCTGTGTGCTGCTACCTCGCCAGCTGTTAAACTGCATGATGAAACACTCACCTACCTCAATCAAG GGCAGTCCTATGAAATTATCATGCTTGATAATCGGAAAATTGGTGAACTTCCAGAAATATCTGGTAAAATGGTCAAG AGCATTATTCGTGTGGTGTTTCACGACCGCCGACTTCAGTACACAGAGCATCAGCAGCTGGAAGGCTGGCGCTGGAACAGACCCGGGGATCGCATTCTGGACCTGG ATATCCCCATGTCAGTTGGCATTATCGACCCTCGGGCTAACCCTACTCAGCTTAACACTGTGGAGTTCCTTTGGGAACCGTCTAAAAGAACCTCTGTTTTTATCCAG GTTCACTGCATCAGCACAGAATTTACCATGCGCAAGCACGGCGGGGAAAAAGGGGTTCCCTTCCGGATCCAGATCGACACATTCAAAGAGAACGAGAGCAACGAGTACACCGAGCACCTCCATTCCGCTTCCTGCCAGGTCAAAGTTTTCAAG CCTAAAGGTGCGGACAGAAAGCAGAAGACAGACAGGGAGAAGATGGAGAAGAGAGCGCCACAAGAGAAAGAAAAATATCAGCCATCTTATGAAACCACAATCCTCACAGAG TGTTCCCCCTGGCCAGAGGTCCCCTACGTCAATAACTCTCCATCACCTGGCTTCAGCAGCACACAAAACAGCTTCCCAGTTGTAGAAGG AAACGGATCACCAATCCACCAGCCTGAGCCTGTGGTTCAAGTAGTTGAT AATTTGTTGCCTGCAGCGACGCCACAAGATGCACAGCAGTGGCTTCTCAGAAACCGCTTCTCGCCATTCTCTCGACTCTTCACCAACTTCTCAG GAGCTGATCTATTGAAGCTGACCAGGGAGGATGTCATTCAAATCTGTGGCCCAGCAGACGGCATACGACTATTCAATGCACTAAAAGGACG GGTGGTCCGTCCAAGGTTAACCATCTACGTGTGCCAGGAGTCGCAGCAGGCACGCGACCAGCAGACTAAACATGAGAACGGAGATGCTGCAAATAACACTTTTTTTA TATATCATGCCATTTACCTGGAGGAGCTGACTGCGATAGAGTTGACTGAAAAAATTGCCCAACTCTTCAACATCTCACCTCGACAGATCAACCAGATCTTCAAACAGGGTCCCACTGGCATCCACGTGCTGGTCAGTGATGAG ATGATTCAAAACTTCCAGGATGAAGTTTGTTTTGTTCTGGACACGATGAAAG ATGACTCAAATGATGGCTACCACATCATCCTTAAGTGA